The DNA segment cttttagagttttagttaagttatattttatatatattatatccttaattatatatttaattatttaacctatatcttaattaatacaaaataaaacctaatctacccaaaccctacTAGCCGATCCTTTCCTCCCCCATCAGCCGTCACCCTCCATCTCCTTCTTCACCGAACCAACCTCCAAGAAGACTCCATAGCCGGTTttcaaggttccaagcaagccaaagtcgtcccgtcgtcccgaagtccTTCCTACACGTGTTAAATCCatatctacggtgaaaggcatggtTTTCTTCTCGTTTTAACATTATATCAGTGTATACGTGTATGTAATTGTTGTGAATCAGAATTGTTTAAAGATTATTCAGAAAAATCGTTTGAAGGTTGTTGTTTGTGCATTATTCTTCGAATTTCATAGCATGCTCACGGTTTCTTTCCCTCCATGCATGGTTCGGCTGATGGCTAGGTCTCCGGGGGTGTGGGTACATGGTCTGGGCTCGAGTAGCTCGAGTGGtccgagccaaacgagcccaggtggTCACCTTCTTCACTCAAGTGCTCGGCCGAGAGCAGATTAGGGTTTTGGGTTGCAGGGCTTCGGTTCAGTGGTTGGACGTGCATGGGGTCGGGGGCTTGGTGgagttcgaaccggcaggaccctggggaggtcctgccggcggcgctccggccggtcgtggccggagcagggcggcagcaggcgtTGAAGGCCTGCTGCCCAAGCCCTCGGCGGCCGAGAGGGTAGGAAGAGGAAGATTAGGGTTCGGGTTTTTGGGTgttggtggatccgggtcgggtcatgtggtccgggtcgggtctaaaataatatgggttaagttagttgggtccgggtccgggttattttaattgggctcgggtatttttatttttaagtttttaagttaattaggagttaaatggactaattaaattcccaaaaatttaattagtaccatttaatttatttgggttacattaaattattttgggttattttaattatttttgggcttttaataatttttatttaaatttttaagttggccagaaatttttatgggcttgggagcccatgaaagttattgggccgttaatgggtttttgggcccattgggccagggtcagtgttattgggcctaatttagtcttaatggaccaagtcttaagttaagttattgggcatgagtgtagggccagcagtccagaaccatccatgagaaatttcatgtgtcctgagtttatatttaattattttatgcatgaaaagttatttgaatattatatgatattagaaaataaattaaatataaatgaaggacacacaatttatttaagtacatgcattcatgaaatcaatttttatgctatgattgaaattctatggttgagcaaataaaatattttaggtggaaattgaagtagtgtggccatttatgggcagttttctgccatttatgtatgggcagtttctgccatttatgtatgggtggttcgccaccagcctcgtacgatggtttcttagactgatcagtcgcactataagtatgggtcacacttacggataggaccattcgatgttaagaaaataaatgctcaacaactcaagtatgtatgttatgtattatgtatttatgtttatttaagtaagttatgttatgtaatttttaagcatgctcattcatgtatatgtatgtattagtattaaatggatttaaattattttaaacccttgttagtatgcatgttgggcctctaggctcactacactgatatggtgcaggtgagtacgtagaggagcaggttactcctaccggtggtgaggatctatgagcagcgctgcagtagccccgtgaccgtgacagcttctgagtcaccgtgcatgatgtcatgtgaaacattttattatattttcagtggttgaggtttatgggaatattttattaaataatttagtgcatgcacactttttatttattttatttatgcagtatattttgaattataggggttgactcagatatttatttaattcaaagaatgcattttttttaagtatttaaattgtttatttatttagtcatgaaattattttaagtattttaattcagtgcatatatgtatgggcatatatgtacatattttatttagtagtttataaaaaaaaaatttccgcatatttatttattatagagttagggccgtttcagttggtatcagagcacggtccttggaggggtcactactgctttgcgagctcagaaatccacgctaccggtctgtaagttttaatgtttatagtatgatttaatttctagaatttaagttagccttaaattttaaacacttagttatgcaaggcgatttacgtaaataaatatgtggtggtgcagaatgcctcccagacaggtgaatcgacgtgggagacctccacatccacctccacctccaccgccacctcagcagcaccccatgacagcactggagcaggccagtgccacgatgatggcgggtattactgccttgcgggagcagcaggctgcccgtcccagactgtcccacgaggaggacgtcgcagagaggttccagaagaaggggcctaaggagtttgtggggaccaccgatccattggtggctgagggatggattcgctctcttgagtccatcttcgattatatggggatcacagacaccgacagggtgagctgtgctacgtatatgatgcgaggcgatgcagccctttggtgggagggggcagtcagaggagtccatctacctacactgacgtgggctgagTTCAGGCATATTttctacgccaaatatttcactgaggatgtgcgcagtcgcatgatccgagagttcatgagtctccgacagggggacagatctgttgtggagtatgtgagccagtttgagaggggctgtcactttgtgcccatgattgctgatagtccgcaggagaagctgcgacagtttgtggagggcctgaaggctgagatcaggcatgacgtacgtatggcagacgtctttacatatgagtctgcagtcagcagggccttgcgttccgaggagggacggagggagatacagagagagcaacagggtaagaggcagtttgtgcagacagggtatcagcgaccatcttcgcagccacctgcgaagaaacagtctacagggccatctaagggcccgaatcagcagaggcctcaggggaagccacagcagcagactaggggcggggcccctactccagggagatatccagtgtgtccgaagtgtcagaagatgcattccggacagtgtcttatgggagcaggagtctgctatcgttgcaaggagccagggcatcagattgccaactgcccgcagaggcagaatgtcagtgggcgagtttatgtgatgcaggctgaggaggcagacccagatacctccttgatcaccggtatacctaacccctagaactctttcaattctttgcttttgtttaattgcgattatatctgaatgcctgttacatgagtttaattatcagcatgctagaataagaattttgtttctttgtgattagaattaaggattttagtgttttaaccttgggagcatagtggtgtgaattgttgggaatcttctgcgtgcaggaagaattctagttggaggcaactccacgtttgcgttgctagattcaggagccacgcattcgtttatctcccgagattttatcagacggataggcatttcaccggaggttgtagacagtggttacgatgttactaTGCCATCCGGtcagattatcactaccactagtgtcatcagggatctggcattggagttgcagggacactccattcgagcagatctagtggttcttcctttgactgggtttgacttgattttgggtatggactggctatcagttaatggagcttcgattgatttccgacgtaggacagtgtcagtaaAGCCGGCAGGAGgagagatgtttactttctttgcatctcagtctagcagtattcctcagatgatatcacttgttcgtgcgaggaaactgttgcgcaatggatgtcagggttttcttgctagtgtggtcactacctcagacgtttctagcagatctttatcagatatagaggtggtacgtgactatccagatgtttttcctgacgatgttgcaggagttccaccagtgagagaggtggagttcagtattgagttgttgccggatactgtgcccatctctaaggcaccgtatcgacttgctcctacagagatgagagagttgaaggagcagattcaggagctgttggagaagggctttgttcgtcctagcttttctccatggggagctccagtgttgtttgtgaagaagaaggacggcagcatgagattgtgcattgactaccgagagctcaacagagtcacagtgaagaataagtatccgctaccgaggatagaggatttattcgatcagttgcagggagcttcggtattctccaagatcgatctgcgatctggttaccatcagttgagagtcagagattcagacgtgtctaagactgcctttaggacacgatatgggcactatgagttcttggtgatgccctttgggttgaccaatgctccagcagtttttatggatctcatgcatcgtgttttccagccgtatctagatcagtttgtcattgtattcattgatgacatattgatctactcgaggagcattgaggagcatacacagcatttgcatacagccttgcagactttgagagagcatcgactgtttgcaaagttcagtaagtgtgagttttggttggagcaggtggcgtttctaggccacattatttctagggatgggattgcagtggatcagtccaaggtgcaggcagtgagggattgggggattccaaagaatgcttcggagattcgtagcttcttgggtttagcaggatactataggaagttcatcaagggtttttcctctattgcagtacccttgacttccttgaccaagaagaacgcgaagtatagttggagtccagattgtcagaggagctttgatcagctgaaggatgcacttacttcagcaccggtgttagctatgacagtgccacatgaggagttagtggtgtacaccgacgcgtccaagcttggtttgggcgcagtacttatgcagagtggcagagttatcgcatatgcgtcgcgacagttgaagattcatgagcagaactatccgacgcatgatttggagcttgcagcagtggtatttgcgttgaaaatctggaggcactatctttacggcgagaagtgcaagattttcaccgaccacaagagcctcaagtacttcttcacccagaaggagttgaacatgaggcagcgcagatggcttgagcttgttaaggactatgactgtgacattagctaccatccgggtaaggctaatgtagtggcagatgctttgagtcggaagtcgtcagtgatatcatgtttgactgtacagttaccactacagaccgagattcagagatttggtttggagtgctatccgagtggccatgcaccgagcttgtcagtgttgacggtgcagccagttctgcgagatcggtttagagagggacagtccactgatgaggagctacagcgatggagacagagagatgaggccagaggtaatctcttgtatacagtggaggatggcatcgttcagtaccgtgggaggatgtgggtaccgaacgttgatcagttgagagccgagattctagcagaggctcatgcgtctccgtactccattcaccccggaagtacgaagatgtaccgagacttgcagttattgtattggtggcctgggatgaagagtgacatcgggagagtggtgtcagagtgcttgacttgtcagcaagtcaaagcagagcatcagcgtccagcaggactccttagacctcttcccatttcggaatggaaatgggagaatattacgatggactttgtggttggcttgccgaggagtgccagaggttgcacagcgatttgggtgattgtggatagactcaccaagtcagctcatttcttgccggtgaggactaactatactttgacacagtatgcagagctttacattagagagattgttagtgtgacgcccggggctgaagaggcggggagtgatcgccggtgccaagaggttgcacggacaatgagcggctcttgaaaggcttctaggcggagggagacatgaatgaaccgatcccgtgccggaatgagaggggattctgagactgtgtaagtatgggactacatagttgaggagggattaaaagatttcatatgtactgctcatatcaagaaggtgcatcttcttttcgtgagctcatcacataagaactctaaagttaagcgtgcttgacttggggcaattataggatgggtgaccccctgggaagtttctcagggtgcgtgtgagtgaggacataagcacgctgaaaagacccgtcttgatacagtgggatgTTAcagttagactgcatggcataccagtgtctattgtgtcagacagagatccgagattcacatctgcgttttggaagagtctgcacacagctttggggactagacttttgttcagtacagcatttcatccccagacagatggacagtccgagagagtgatccaggttctcgaggatcttttgagagcttgtgtcatcgattttcgaggatcttgggagactagactgccattagtggagtttacctataacaacagctttcagtcgtctataggtatggctccatatgcagcactgtatgggaggagatgcagatctccggtgcattgggatgagggtggtgagcggattttgttaggtccggagattgtgcagcagacagctgacatcgtgacgcagattcgagagaggatgaggactgcgcagagtcggcagaagagttatgcagatgccagacgacgcgatttggagttcgcagtaggtgatcacgtattcttgaaggtgtcacctatgaagggagtagcgcgttttggacggagaggcaagcttaatccgagatatatagggccattcgagatcttggagcgagttggcacgttggcctatcgtttagctctacctccagggctagcggcagtgcacaacgttttccatgtatccatgcttcggagatatgtctccaacccgtcgcatgtgttggatttcgagcccttacagttgccaccagatcttgtatacgaggagagaccagtgcggatcttggctagagaggagcggaggcttaggacgcgggtcataccgatggtcagagtccagtggctgaatcactcggaggaggaagctacttgggagaccgaggaggatatgaggactcgctacccggagttgttcgggtaagtactttaatttcgaggacgaaattcaatttaagggggggagaattgtaacacccggtatttttaattacataaatccgcctgcatagttaggatatttaattatttaaaattatgatttatgggttaaataattatgtgaattatttatgcatgatttaatttattttttaagcatttaacccataattagtgatttttatgatttttagtatttttattatttaatcgcgtagacgggaccgtggacggacgagatgacaacttttcacccaaattattttatgagcctttttagagccttaaaatattattttgagttttattatctcaaaattttaagtatttaattttatttaattttaggggtcatttttatccaaaattagtcaagataatgacttttaatcacttttaaaaattcccttaattttaatttcgggattttcaataatgtttcagattttttttaaagatttcttttagagttttagttaagttatattttatatattatatccttaattatatatttaattatttaacctatatcttaattaatacaaaataaaacctaatctacccaaaccctacTAGCCGATCCTTTCCTCCCCCATCAGCCGTCACCCTCCATCTCCTTCTTCACCGAACCAACCTCCAAGAAGACTCCATAGCCGGTTttcaaggttccaagcaagccaaagtcgtcccgtcgtcccgaagtccTTCCTACACGTGTTAAATCCatatctacggtgaaaggcatggtTTTCTTCTCGTTTTGACATTATATCAGTGTATACGTGTATGTAATTGTTGTGAATCAGAATTGTTTAAAGATTATTCAGAAAAATCGTTTGAAGGTTGTTGTTTGTGCATTATTCTTCGAATTTCATAGCATGCTCACGGTTTCTTTCCCTCCATGCATGGTTCGGCTGATGGCTAGGTCTCCGGGGGTGTGGGTACATGGTCTGGGCTCGAGTAGCTCGAGTGGtccgagccaaacgagcccaggtggTCACCTTCTTCACTCAAGTGCTCGGCCGAGAGCAGATTAGGGTTTTGGGTTGCAGGGCTTCGGTTCAGTGGTTGGACGTGCATGGGGTCGGGGGCTTGGTGgagttcgaaccggcaggaccctggggaggtcctgccggcggcgctccggccggtcgtggccggagcagggcggcagcaggcgtTGAAGGCCTGCTGCCCAAGCCCTCGGCGGCCGAGAGGGTAGGAAGAGGAAGATTAGGGTTCGGGTTTTTGGGTgttggtggatccgggtcgggtcatgtggtccgggtcgggtctaaaataatatgggttaagttagttgggtccgggtccgggttattttaattgggctcgggtatttttatttttaagtttttaagttaattaggagttaaatggactaattaaattcccaaaaatttaattagtaccatttaatttatttgggttacattaaattattttgggttattttaattatttttgggcttttaataatttttatttaaatttttaagttggccagaaatttttatgggcttgggagcccatgaaagttattgggccgttaatgggtttttgggcccattgggccagggtcagtgttattgggcctaatttagtcttaatggaccaagtcttaagttaagttattgggcatgagtgtagggccagcagtccagaaccatccatgagaaatttcatgtgtcctgagtttatatttaattattttatgcatgaaaagttatttgaatattatatgatattagaaaataaattaaatataaatgaaggacacacaatttatttaagtacatgcattcatgaaatcaatttttatgctatgattgaaattctatggttgagcaaataaaatattttaggtggaaattgaagtagtgtggccatttatgggcagttttctgccatttatgtatgggcagtttctgccatttatgtatgggtggttcgccaccagcctcgtacgatggtttcttagactgatcagtcgcactataagtatgggtcacacttacggataggaccattcgatgttaagaaaataaatgctcaacaactcaagtatgtatgttatgtattatgtatttatgtttatttaagtaaattatgttatgtaatttttaagcatgctcattcatgtatatgtatgtattagtattaaatggatttaaattattttaaacccttgttagtatgcatgttgggcctctaggctcactacactgatatggtgcaggtgagtacgtagaggagcaggttactcctaccggtggtgaggatctatgagcagcgctgcagtagccccgtgaccgtgacagcttctgagtcaccgtgcatgatgtcatgtgaaacattttattatattttcagtggttgaggtttatgggaatattttattaaataatttagtgcatgcacactttttatttattttatttatgcagtatattttgaattataggggttgactcagatatttatttaattcaaagaatgcattttttttaagtatttaaattgtttatttatttagtcatgaaattattttaagtattttaattcagtgcatatatgtatgggcatatatgtacatattttatttagtag comes from the Henckelia pumila isolate YLH828 chromosome 1, ASM3356847v2, whole genome shotgun sequence genome and includes:
- the LOC140865318 gene encoding uncharacterized protein, which codes for MRTAQSRQKSYADARRRDLEFAVGDHVFLKVSPMKGVARFGRRGKLNPRYIGPFEILERVGTLAYRLALPPGLAAVHNVFHVSMLRRYVSNPSHVLDFEPLQLPPDLVYEERPVRILAREERRLRTRVIPMVRVQWLNHSEEEATWETEEDMRTRYPELFG